GCCGGCGTACTCCGAGACGCTCCCGCGAGGCGATCAAAGTATCGTTGATGACCCGTAAAGATCCGTTTACTTGTCAGCGACCATGGCGGATTTTGTCCAGCAGTACGGCGCTCAGAATGACGAGGCCCAGGACGACTTTCTGCGTGTAGCTTTCAACGTTGGTAAGATTCATGCCGTTCTGGATCACGGCGATGGTGAAAGCGCCCGTGAGCGTGCCAAACATTCTCCCTTCTCCTCCGCTGAGACTCGTGCCGCCGACGACGACGGCCGCGATCACGTAAAGCTCATACATCGAGCCGTAGGTCGCTGAGCCGCTCTTGAGTTGAGAGGCCATGATCACTCCGCCGAGTCCGGCCAGCAGCGCACTGGCGACATAGGCAAACATCAGCACGCGATTCACGGGGACGCCGGAGAGGCGCGCCGCTTCCGCGTTGCCCCCAACGGCATAGAGGTAGCGGCCCAGCTTCATGCGTGACATCAGCACGTGCGCCAGCGCATAGAGGAGGAGCATGAGCACGACGGCGTTGGGCAGGCTCATCAAATCTGCGCCGCGTCCGAGCCAGACGAAGGAATCGGGGAGTTGGTAGATGGACTGCCCCTTCGCCAGGATGTAGGCAAGCCCGCTCCCGACGAGCATCATGGCCAGCGTCACGATAAAGGGCGGAATCGCAAACCGCGTGATCATCGCCCCGGAAAAGGCTCCGATGAATCCGCAGAGGGTGATCGCCGCAAGGCACGCAACCAGCATCCCCCCGCTCGAGGCAGTCACGCCTCCCGCAAAATCGCGGATGAACCCCGCCGTGAGCACCGCCGAAAGGGCGAGCAAGCTGCCAACGGAAAGATCAATGCCGCCGGTGATGATGACCATGGTCATGCCGATCGCCACGATCGCGATGACCGCGATTTGGTTCGCGATGTTCAGCAAATTTTCGGACTTCAGAAAGTTTGGCCAGCGATAGCTGCGAGGCGTCATCAAGCGCGGTTCGCCGAGCGCGGGAAAGTCCGCCTTCAAGTCGGAAAAGACCCGCCACGCTCCGGCGGCTTGCGTGCAGGCGATCGCGTCGAGCTGGACACCGGATGCGCTGATTTTCACCAGCGCCTCGCGGGCGTGCTTGGGTTCGCCTTGCACCGTCGCGAGGACTTGAGCGCCCGATGCGGAAAGCTCCTTCTCCACGGCCACAGCAAACGCCGCATCGCCAGGTTGGTCGCTGGCGGCGATCAGCACGCGCGGGGTCGTCCCGAACTGCTGCCGAATGGCGCTGACGACCTGATGCGCCGCAGCCTCGCCCGTGGGCGACTGCTCGGTGTACGTCACCACACTGAAGAACGCACAGAGCAACAGGAGGACGAAGATCATTCCGTAGTCGGACAGCCATCGGGAGAGGGTGTGATTCATGGGGTCAGGCGACGGCGAGTTCCATGATCTGCTCCTGCGTGGCTCTCCGTGCCTCGGGAATTTCGCCGGTCACCCGTCCTTCATGCATCACGAGGATGCGGTCAGCCATGCCGAGCACCTCAGGAAGTTCGGAACTGATCATCACGATGGCTTTCCCCTCCGCAACGAGTTGGTTCATCAGCAGATAGATTTCGTACTTCGCGCCGACGTCGATGCCGCGTGTCGGCTCGTCGAAGAGCAGCACTTCGCAGTTGCGCGCGAGCCATTTGGCAAGAACGACTTTCTGCTGGTTGCCGCCGGAAAGATGGCCGGCACGCTGCTCCTGGCTCGGCATTTTGATCTTCAACTGCTCTACATAGCGGCCCAGTTCCTCTCGCTCGCGGCCCAACTGCACGAAGCCGCGCGCTGAAAGTCGGTCGAGATTCGGCAGTCCGAAATTCTCACGAACCGTGTGGGCCAGGACGAGCCCCTGCAACTTGCGGTCTTCGGTCAGGAGGCCGACGCCCGCCGCGATCGCTTCCCGGGGCGAGCGGATCGCCAGGAGGTTTCCATCGAGGCGGATTTCACCCGCGTCACGCGCATCGGCTCCGAAGATGAGCCGTGCGGTCTCCGTACGGCCGGCCCCCACGAGGCCGGTGAGTGCGAGAATCTCACCCCGCCGCACGGAAAAGGACACATCGCGCACCGAGCCGCCCCGCCGCAGCCCGGTCACTTCCAACCGAGGAGCTCCTATCGCGACCTGGCGCGCGGGAAACTCGTCCTTCAAGTCACGGCCAACCATCAGTTCGATCATCTCGTTGCGTGTGATCTGCGCGATGGGCCGTTCGCCCACGTTCCTGCCGTCGCGCAAGACGGTGACGCGGTCGGCGATGCTGAAGACTTCATCCAGACGATGGCTGATGTAGATGATGCCGATGCCGTGGCTCTTCAAGTCGCGGATGATCTCAAACAACCGCACCACTTCGTGCGACGTCAATGCCGCGCTCGGCTCATCCATGACGATGATGCGGGCCTCGAAGGCAAGCGCCTTTGCGATTTCGACCAACTGCTGCTGCGCCGTGCTCAGCCGACGGCAAGGGACCTCGAGATCAACCTCAACGCCGAGCCGTTTGAAGAGCGCCGCCGCACGCTCACGTTCCATTTTCTTGGCGACAAATCCTGCGCGTGTCACCTCCTGGCCGAGGAACATGTTTTCCACGGCGGTAAGGACGGGGACAAGATTGAACTCCTGATAGATCACCGCCACGCCGGCGCCGCGCGAATCTTGCGGCGATTGAAAGGAAACCTGGCGTCCGTCGATGACGATCGTGCCTGCATCCGCGCGGTGCGCCCCCCCAAGCACCTTCATCAGGGTGCTTTTGCCCGCGCCATTCTCGCCGAGCAACGCGAGCACCTCGCCCGACCTCAGGCTGAGATCCACGTGGCGCAACGCCTGCACACCCGGAAAGGACTTCGCAATGCCGCGCATCTCCAGGAGCGACGCGGGTGCGTTGCCGGTCATACGCCCATGGCGGCTTCGAGCGCCTTGCGCATCACCGTCGCATCCGGGTCCAGCCCCGTCCAATAGTGGACGCCCACGACGCCTTGGTTCACGAGCATGCCAAGTCCGTCGAGCGCGCGGCAGCCGCGGGCGGCCGCATCCTCAAGGAGGCGCGTGCGGACCGGGCTGAAGACGACGTCGGCCACCACCATCCCAGGCTTGAGCGAATTCAGATCGAGCGCAAGCTGCGCCTGCGGAGCGTACAGGCCGATCGATGTGCCGTTAATGACAATGTCCGTCCCGGCTGGAATACGGTAGTCGCCGCGCCAAACGACGAGTTCGGCCTCCAGCTTCAGCTTGTCGCGCAGGAGGGCGACGAGTTCCGCGCCACGGGCCTCGGATCGGTTCACGAGGGTGATTCGCTTGGTTCCAGCGAGGCCAAGTTCCACGGCGATGGCGCGCGCGGCGCCTCCGGCGCCGAAGAGCACGACGGATTTCCCTTTCGGATGGATCGCCGTTTCGAGCGATTTCAGGAATCCCTTTCCATCGGTGTTTTCCCCGATGAACTTCTCACCACGTCGCACAACGCAGTTGACAGCTCCCATCACGGCCGCGGATTCGCCCAGTCCGTCGAGATGCGGAATGACGGTGACCTTGTGCGGCAGGCTGCAATTGAAGCCTCGAAATCCCATCGCCTTCGCGCCGCGCACAGCCGAGCCAAGATCGGCAGGGGCGACCTCCATGTTGACGTAACGCCAATGCAGGCGGTGGTGCGCGAAAGCGGCCTCGATCATGACCACGGTGGGATTGCCCGCCGCGCCTTGCGACATCGAGCCAACGAGTTCGTGGAGAAATTTGCCTTGTTCGTTCATAGAGGGGTGTGGGGGTGCTAATGCTGTGGCAAGGAAATATCGAACCCTGCGCGGCAAGGAATCTTTCGGGCCGACGAGGCGCGAGCGACGCGCATACCCGTGAGCGGTCCGTCAGGAGTGAGCAACGAAGTCAGCGCGAAAGAGGACTGCCGCCCGGAGGGTGGCGCCGGGTTGGACCTGGGGCCGTGTTGCTCCTCAGTCACAGGGCTCTGGCGGCGCTGCTCCTTCGTCGCTCCTCGCTCCGGACCAAACGCGGGGCAACGCATGGATCGATGTCTCATGGTCACGGCCCTATTTCAGTTCAGGATCCTTTTGCGCATCGGCCTTGCGATAGAGACTTGTGGGGATGAGCATCTGCGCCGGGAGCGTTTCACCTTTCGAATGGCGCATGATCGCTTGCACGATCTGGACACCCATCTTGTCGGGGAATTGAATCGGGTCCGCGTAGATCTTTCCGTCTTTGATGGCCTGCTTGCCCTCGGGCTGGCCGTCGAATCCAACGATCAAAACGTGAGTCTTGCCGGCCTTTTCGAGTGCAGCCCGAGCCCCGAGCGCTGCAGGATCGTTGATGGCGAAGATACCGCGCAGATCCGAGTGCGCCTGCAATGCATCTTCCGCGGCCTTGTAGCCCATGTCCTTCGCTCCGCCGCTCTCCAACTCGGTGACGATGGCAATCTGGCCCTTGCCGCCCGCATTGTGAGCGTCGATGACTTCCCGGAAACCTTTCACTCGAAGCAGGCAAGACTCGGCTTGTTTGAAGTGGAGCACGGCAATCTTCCCGCCCGCTTCACCGAGCGCCTCAATCATCGCGCGACCCGCTTCCTTGCCGCCACCGTAGTTGTCGGTCGCGATTTGGGTCACAATCTTCACGCCGGGCTCGTTGCATGGAATGTCAACCGTGAAGACCGGGATACCAGCCGCGTTTGCCTCCTGAATCACGGGAACGATCGACTTGGAATCGCAGGGACTGAGAACGATGGCGCTCACCTTCTTGACGATGAAATCCTTGATCTGATTGCTCTGCTTGGCGACGTCCTTGTCGCCGCTGACCACGATCGCATCGTAGCCGTGCTTCTTGCCCTCCGCCGTGATGTGGTCGCCGATCACTTTGAAGAAGGGGTTGTCGAGGGTGAGCAAGGACACGCCGATGGTGCCTTGTGCCTTGGCAGCGGTGGACGGGGAGGTTGCTGTGTTTGCAGGCTTGTCGCCGCATCCCGTCAGTAGCAGGAGCGTGCTGACGCCAACAGCCAGGAGGGTAGGTTTGATCATAAAATCGTCGAAGCGTCGTTGGGGTTCGAGTTACAATTTCCCGGTTCTCAGAAACTCGTGGCGCACCGGAGCGACGACACGCTGTCCAGTGGTTGAGACGAATGTCACTTGGCCAGGGCCGAATTCGAGCGTCCGCACGTTCTCGAAGCCTGCCGGAATTCTTGCCACGCCCTGGATGTAGTTCACCACGGTCGGCTGACCGGCGCTCAACTCCACGGCGGTGGCGACGCCCGCCTGGGTGAACAAGTTGTCGCGTGTCGAGGCGGCAAGGCCATCAGCGAAATAGGCGGTGACATCCTCAAGGCCGAGACAATTGTTGCGGCCATTCCAAGGGTGGCCGTGACGTCCGTGATGCTCCATCCAAAACACCGTGCTATTGAGCACCGCGGGATCTTTAAGCGCAAACCAAACGTAACCGGCCTCGGCGAACGTCGCGGTCGTCCAGGCGGGACCTCCGGTCTTCCCCCACGACTCGTGGGCGAGCTGGATGAGGTCCGCGTAACCGTACGGTCCGGGCAGGCGCGTGAGGTCAGCATCCGCAGCCCCCTTCCAAGCGGCAGGAACCTTCGTCAGATCGGTCCATTTCGCGCCGGGCAGCAGCGCCTGATATTCCCGCTGCCTCGGATCGCTGAAAAGCCCCGGGTACGTCATGCCAAAGCGGAATGCGCTCGTCGCAATCCGCACCGCGCCTTCCTTCTCCGGCATCGCCAGCGTGGCATGATGCCCGAGCGGGACACGCCCGGTGAACCCCGCGATGCTGTGCCGCGAATAGACCGCGTTGTGGCCTTCCACCAGAGAAAGTTCCTTCGTGACTCGACCTTTGCGAACCTTGGTATCGATGGCCATGGTGAGCGTCGTCACGTCACCCACTTTCGTGGTCCCTTCGAGCTTCCACGCGTCGCCGACAATTTCTCCGTGGGGCGGATGTTTCTCGCCTGATACCGCCTCGGAATTCCCGCCAAACGGCAGACAGAAAAAGTCGCCCCGCAAGACGACCAGCACGGGCGCGGGCATCTTCGACGGCTTTTCGTTCTGCCACGGGCTGATGTGATACGGCTGCACGGGCTGGGCGCTGTCGCGGAAGAACGTGACCGGCGCCATGTGTCCGCCGAGTTCGGTCACTGCGAGCTCCACTTGTTTGGTGGTAACGATGAAGCTGGGCTGGGAGTTGAGGGTGCGCGGCTTCTTGCCATCCGCGCCCCAGGCCGCAGCAGTTGCAGCGAGAAGAGACATGATGATGAGGTTGGATAAGGGCGAGTTCATGGGAGCGAGTGGGATGTTGGCAGGGTCAGGCAAAGAATGCACTGTGCTTGACGTGGCACCTTGCTGGCATCTGGCCTATAACTTTAGAGACCACACTTGCCATCGGCAAACAAATAAGACCTCACCGGACATGGAAAATTAGGAAATTCCGATGAAACGGCCCCATGGACTGCGAGCAGAAAACTTCCGGGGCACCTTCAAACCCGCTCGAGATAGCGGATCAACCCAGCATCACGAGTCAGGCCCGCGGTGAGACCTTCCAGCATCAAGTGTTGCTGGGGAATGTCCGGGAGGAGTCCCTCCTGGGGTAACTTCCGAGGCCCCCCAAGGGGTGATTCCTGATTCCGCGAATCGAGGGGAATTCTTGCTCGACCAAACGCCTCTCGACAGCTATCCTTGGTCCACCTTGAGCAAGCAAGTTCCTATCAGTTGCGCACCCCTGCGTACCCATTCGACGGCAGTCGGACTTGGTGGAACGAATGGGGTTAGCAAGGTGGCCATGAGGCCGCAAGCGGAGGAAAGTGTCGTCGCCGCTGAACGGGTGGCGGTCGCCGACCAGCCGGATGTTTGCGCTTGTCCCGGACCACGGCGGGAGCAGCGTCTTGGCTTGTGAAGGCGATCGTCAGAGCGCTCCTGGCGGCGGGGCTGATCGTGACCGGGTTGGCCCGGGCGGAGATCATTGATGTCGGCACTCGCCGCGAGCTCTTCGTCGATGACCTTCTGATCAAACGACTGACCAGCTTGACGGTGAGGTTGCACGAGCCGCGTCCGGCCGGTGTCGCCATTCGCTACGATCTGCCTCATGAGGATCCGCAAACCTGCTTCTACACCACGGTCCTCAAGGACGGCGACCGGTTCCGCATGTACTACC
The genomic region above belongs to Verrucomicrobiota bacterium and contains:
- a CDS encoding ABC transporter permease, giving the protein MNHTLSRWLSDYGMIFVLLLLCAFFSVVTYTEQSPTGEAAAHQVVSAIRQQFGTTPRVLIAASDQPGDAAFAVAVEKELSASGAQVLATVQGEPKHAREALVKISASGVQLDAIACTQAAGAWRVFSDLKADFPALGEPRLMTPRSYRWPNFLKSENLLNIANQIAVIAIVAIGMTMVIITGGIDLSVGSLLALSAVLTAGFIRDFAGGVTASSGGMLVACLAAITLCGFIGAFSGAMITRFAIPPFIVTLAMMLVGSGLAYILAKGQSIYQLPDSFVWLGRGADLMSLPNAVVLMLLLYALAHVLMSRMKLGRYLYAVGGNAEAARLSGVPVNRVLMFAYVASALLAGLGGVIMASQLKSGSATYGSMYELYVIAAVVVGGTSLSGGEGRMFGTLTGAFTIAVIQNGMNLTNVESYTQKVVLGLVILSAVLLDKIRHGR
- a CDS encoding sugar ABC transporter ATP-binding protein, with translation MRGIAKSFPGVQALRHVDLSLRSGEVLALLGENGAGKSTLMKVLGGAHRADAGTIVIDGRQVSFQSPQDSRGAGVAVIYQEFNLVPVLTAVENMFLGQEVTRAGFVAKKMERERAAALFKRLGVEVDLEVPCRRLSTAQQQLVEIAKALAFEARIIVMDEPSAALTSHEVVRLFEIIRDLKSHGIGIIYISHRLDEVFSIADRVTVLRDGRNVGERPIAQITRNEMIELMVGRDLKDEFPARQVAIGAPRLEVTGLRRGGSVRDVSFSVRRGEILALTGLVGAGRTETARLIFGADARDAGEIRLDGNLLAIRSPREAIAAGVGLLTEDRKLQGLVLAHTVRENFGLPNLDRLSARGFVQLGREREELGRYVEQLKIKMPSQEQRAGHLSGGNQQKVVLAKWLARNCEVLLFDEPTRGIDVGAKYEIYLLMNQLVAEGKAIVMISSELPEVLGMADRILVMHEGRVTGEIPEARRATQEQIMELAVA
- the aroE gene encoding shikimate dehydrogenase — translated: MNEQGKFLHELVGSMSQGAAGNPTVVMIEAAFAHHRLHWRYVNMEVAPADLGSAVRGAKAMGFRGFNCSLPHKVTVIPHLDGLGESAAVMGAVNCVVRRGEKFIGENTDGKGFLKSLETAIHPKGKSVVLFGAGGAARAIAVELGLAGTKRITLVNRSEARGAELVALLRDKLKLEAELVVWRGDYRIPAGTDIVINGTSIGLYAPQAQLALDLNSLKPGMVVADVVFSPVRTRLLEDAAARGCRALDGLGMLVNQGVVGVHYWTGLDPDATVMRKALEAAMGV
- a CDS encoding sugar ABC transporter substrate-binding protein → MIKPTLLAVGVSTLLLLTGCGDKPANTATSPSTAAKAQGTIGVSLLTLDNPFFKVIGDHITAEGKKHGYDAIVVSGDKDVAKQSNQIKDFIVKKVSAIVLSPCDSKSIVPVIQEANAAGIPVFTVDIPCNEPGVKIVTQIATDNYGGGKEAGRAMIEALGEAGGKIAVLHFKQAESCLLRVKGFREVIDAHNAGGKGQIAIVTELESGGAKDMGYKAAEDALQAHSDLRGIFAINDPAALGARAALEKAGKTHVLIVGFDGQPEGKQAIKDGKIYADPIQFPDKMGVQIVQAIMRHSKGETLPAQMLIPTSLYRKADAQKDPELK